A single genomic interval of Nitrospira sp. SG-bin1 harbors:
- a CDS encoding D-alanine--D-alanine ligase yields MKRLRVLVLMHKDLVPPDQVNGHDLKSVAWRTEYDVVSTLKKLGHEVYPLGVKSDLEVIHSAIENWKPDIAFNLLEEFDGVAVYDQHVVSYLELLRLPYTGCNPRGLMLARDKALTKKVLSFHRIPYPEFIEVPHGRTVKRPKWLSFPLIVKSVCEEASLGISQASIVEDDDKLSERVAFIHNSVGSGALIERYVEGREFYVGVIGNGQLQVLPVWELIMDKLPEDAKRIATERVKWSRKYQQKYGITSREANSLPNGKTAEIQDLAKRVYRALGLSGYARIDMRMDADGQLYVLEANPNPQIAEDEDFADSAKKVDYQYKDLLQELVNVGLRWRPAKAA; encoded by the coding sequence ATGAAGCGGTTGCGGGTGCTCGTTCTCATGCACAAGGATCTCGTGCCACCGGATCAAGTGAACGGTCACGACCTCAAGTCGGTTGCGTGGCGGACGGAATATGACGTCGTCTCGACACTGAAGAAACTGGGTCACGAGGTGTACCCCCTGGGAGTGAAGAGCGATCTCGAGGTGATTCACTCGGCCATCGAGAACTGGAAGCCGGATATCGCCTTTAATCTCTTGGAAGAGTTCGACGGCGTGGCCGTCTATGATCAGCATGTGGTGTCATACCTCGAACTCCTGCGCCTCCCCTACACCGGATGCAACCCGCGCGGGCTGATGTTGGCCCGAGACAAAGCGCTCACGAAGAAGGTGCTGTCTTTTCACCGAATCCCGTATCCCGAATTCATCGAAGTCCCACACGGACGGACGGTAAAGCGGCCGAAATGGCTGTCCTTCCCGTTGATCGTCAAATCGGTCTGTGAGGAAGCCTCATTGGGTATTTCCCAAGCCTCGATCGTCGAGGACGACGACAAACTAAGTGAGCGCGTGGCGTTCATCCACAATAGTGTCGGCAGTGGGGCGCTGATCGAACGATATGTCGAAGGTCGCGAGTTCTATGTGGGCGTTATCGGCAATGGACAGTTACAGGTGTTGCCCGTGTGGGAGCTCATTATGGACAAATTGCCGGAGGATGCCAAACGTATCGCGACCGAGCGCGTCAAATGGAGCCGCAAGTATCAGCAGAAGTACGGCATTACGTCTCGCGAAGCGAACAGTTTGCCAAATGGCAAGACCGCAGAGATTCAAGATTTGGCGAAACGTGTCTATCGGGCACTTGGACTCAGCGGCTATGCTCGGATCGATATGCGAATGGATGCTGACGGACAACTCTACGTCTTAGAAGCCAATCCCAACCCCCAAATCGCAGAAGATGAAGACTTTGCCGATTCGGCAAAAAAAGTCGACTATCAATATAAGGACCTATTGCAGGAACTCGTGAACGTCGGTCTCCGCTGGCGTCCTGCCAAAGCGGCGTGA